One window of Corynebacterium sp. P3-F1 genomic DNA carries:
- a CDS encoding ABC transporter permease, with product MLNTMLSEWTKLRTTSSFWWTSVLAFVFSIGSTILMAALDDPAFPTYGGAMAIAGFTTFGLMTLIIQSVMMVTTEYRFKVNSTNFALTPNRWQVALSKLLVYGLYAAVFSFVTILVCFIVGDLIAANPIEWTDNPFVTRSLWAIPLSTFLAVMFAQGIGWIVRATAGAIAIYLGWQLVLEPSLALIPRIGRDIQTYAPFTNLTSFMQNFQNPGVEPGVSEPLSLWASFGLFAVWAVVLYIIGVMLLERRDT from the coding sequence GTGCTTAATACAATGCTTTCCGAATGGACGAAACTCCGCACCACCAGTTCATTCTGGTGGACATCCGTGCTCGCTTTTGTGTTCTCCATCGGGTCCACGATCTTGATGGCAGCGCTGGATGATCCGGCCTTTCCCACGTACGGCGGGGCGATGGCCATCGCCGGCTTCACCACCTTCGGGCTGATGACGTTGATCATCCAATCAGTCATGATGGTCACCACTGAATACCGTTTCAAGGTGAACTCGACGAACTTCGCTCTGACACCGAACCGTTGGCAGGTCGCTCTGTCGAAGTTGCTGGTCTACGGTCTCTACGCCGCTGTGTTCTCTTTCGTGACCATCTTGGTGTGCTTCATCGTCGGTGACCTCATTGCCGCGAACCCCATTGAATGGACGGACAATCCCTTCGTCACTCGTTCCCTCTGGGCGATTCCGCTGAGCACGTTCTTGGCGGTAATGTTCGCTCAGGGTATTGGCTGGATTGTGCGCGCAACTGCTGGTGCCATCGCGATCTATCTGGGTTGGCAATTGGTTCTCGAGCCTTCGCTCGCATTGATTCCTCGCATCGGCCGCGACATCCAGACCTACGCGCCGTTCACCAACCTGACGTCCTTCATGCAGAACTTCCAGAACCCGGGTGTCGAACCCGGCGTCAGCGAGCCCTTGTCCCTCTGGGCTTCGTTCGGACTTTTCGCGGTGTGGGCGGTTGTGCTGTACATCATCGGGGTGATGCTGCTGGAGCGCCGCGATACCTAA
- a CDS encoding NUDIX domain-containing protein, which produces MEGDGNGWVDGPGGKRVWGKYGAAGLFLRAGDTVLLQHRAHWVADGGTWALPGGARDSHETAVEAALRETVEECGIDTSLVEVEKELITAGEEPGWTYTTVMAHTTTDQPIDLEPNAESMELLWVPLGEIREYELHRGFESSLSVLLWHAKAHD; this is translated from the coding sequence ATGGAAGGTGACGGCAACGGCTGGGTCGACGGCCCCGGCGGCAAGCGGGTGTGGGGCAAATACGGTGCGGCGGGATTGTTCCTCCGCGCCGGGGACACGGTGCTGCTGCAACACCGGGCGCACTGGGTTGCCGATGGCGGAACCTGGGCGCTGCCCGGCGGCGCACGCGATTCGCACGAAACAGCCGTGGAGGCCGCCCTTCGGGAGACGGTGGAGGAGTGCGGGATCGACACCTCCCTCGTCGAGGTGGAAAAGGAGCTGATCACCGCCGGTGAGGAACCCGGCTGGACCTACACCACCGTCATGGCGCACACCACCACAGACCAACCCATTGATCTTGAACCCAATGCCGAATCTATGGAGCTTCTGTGGGTTCCCCTGGGGGAAATCAGGGAGTATGAGCTGCACCGGGGGTTTGAGTCGTCGTTAAGCGTGCTTTTGTGGCACGCTAAGGCGCATGATTGA
- a CDS encoding serine/threonine protein kinase, translating into MEHARPKEHDTAGDTQAAERPEGEESAPVEEFQATQAVAFDPFADDDDENDDVENNEGTNDGEKGTGNAEPEGHQATEAVAFDPFAGDEDDTESTRVPLPGEAADSDNSDADLYGSAGEYAGLLKDLGELRAGQVQRAQAAHAEQEAYERAQKEALARAQASTSERARKQALDTFRELRGVKRATRSVADGMVELPWVDPVEPGDAIKDPTNAIVHKKIPAPQLHKGDIVAGQYEIQGVIAHGGMGWIYLAQDHYVAGRVVVLKGMQSEKSEDEAAAAAAEREFLADITHPGIVKIFNFIDDPRVDGGFIVMEYVGGPSLRERKNAHDTHLLPIDQAIAYILEVLPALGYLHSRGVVYNDLKPDNIIVTEDQVKLIDLGAVSGIGAYGFIYGTKGYQAPEVAREGPSIASDIYTVGRTLATLTLELPKENGAYTHRLLTPSESPTLRRYISFYRLLAQCCDPDPRKRFGSVEELEVQLLGVLREVIALRDGITHPAQHSLFSPQRTTFGTKHLVFRTDQLIDGIDRTAEITPSEVVSALPTPLIDRSDVGAGLLSGTSYAEPQETLETLRQAFAATEYAHSAEIPFAVARAMLDLGLTSQAQHWLSQLDGPLRADWRYHWYRGLTELIRGDFAAAQRDFSAVLDIVPGEAAPKLALAAVDELLLQQTGLQQQKLIDDTLARHLASIRTDLGELPNSYFDAQEKAGIISPNWSHVTDQPETLRLNAMRLYALVWAANPTTVSSAFGLARQLMYEGEVEMAVAALDKVPQQSRHQRMAKLTTILYLVSDELTESRIRRAARRLEEVPTNEPRLLQIKVAVLRAGLTFLRDSGASAATAKTFLFEYPFTIKDLRRGLAITLREQARRAPFARHRYALVDTANKVRPATWF; encoded by the coding sequence ATGGAGCACGCCCGCCCGAAGGAGCATGACACCGCAGGCGACACGCAAGCGGCGGAACGCCCCGAAGGCGAAGAATCCGCTCCGGTTGAGGAGTTTCAGGCGACGCAGGCTGTGGCGTTCGACCCGTTCGCGGATGATGACGACGAGAACGATGACGTCGAGAACAATGAAGGCACGAACGACGGCGAAAAAGGCACCGGGAACGCCGAACCGGAGGGCCACCAAGCCACCGAAGCTGTCGCTTTCGACCCGTTCGCGGGCGACGAGGACGACACCGAGAGCACCCGCGTACCACTGCCGGGGGAAGCAGCGGACTCTGACAACTCTGACGCGGACCTGTACGGCAGCGCGGGTGAATACGCAGGGCTGCTGAAGGACTTAGGAGAGCTGCGTGCGGGCCAGGTGCAAAGGGCGCAGGCGGCGCACGCGGAGCAGGAGGCGTACGAGCGTGCGCAGAAGGAGGCGCTGGCGCGGGCGCAGGCCAGCACGAGTGAGCGGGCTCGCAAGCAGGCATTGGACACCTTCCGCGAGCTGCGCGGTGTAAAGCGCGCAACGCGCAGCGTGGCGGATGGCATGGTGGAGCTGCCGTGGGTAGACCCGGTGGAACCGGGAGATGCGATAAAGGATCCGACCAACGCGATCGTGCACAAGAAGATCCCGGCGCCACAGCTGCACAAGGGCGATATTGTCGCTGGGCAGTACGAGATCCAGGGCGTGATCGCGCACGGCGGCATGGGCTGGATCTACCTGGCGCAGGATCACTACGTGGCGGGCCGCGTGGTGGTGCTGAAGGGCATGCAGTCGGAGAAGAGCGAGGACGAAGCGGCTGCCGCGGCAGCGGAACGTGAATTCCTGGCTGACATCACGCACCCCGGCATTGTGAAGATCTTCAACTTCATCGACGACCCCAGGGTTGACGGGGGATTCATTGTGATGGAGTACGTGGGTGGGCCGTCGCTACGCGAGCGCAAGAATGCGCACGACACGCACCTGCTGCCGATCGATCAGGCGATCGCGTACATCCTAGAAGTGCTGCCGGCGCTGGGGTACCTGCACAGCCGCGGCGTGGTGTACAACGACCTCAAACCCGACAACATCATCGTCACCGAGGACCAGGTCAAGCTCATCGACTTGGGCGCGGTCAGTGGCATCGGGGCGTACGGCTTCATTTACGGGACGAAGGGCTACCAGGCACCGGAGGTCGCGCGCGAGGGACCGAGCATCGCCAGCGACATCTACACGGTCGGCCGTACGCTCGCGACGCTCACTCTGGAATTGCCGAAAGAAAACGGCGCGTACACGCACAGGCTGCTCACGCCGAGTGAATCGCCGACGCTGAGACGCTATATTTCGTTCTACCGTCTGCTCGCGCAATGCTGCGACCCGGACCCGCGGAAGCGTTTCGGCAGCGTGGAGGAGCTGGAGGTGCAGTTGCTCGGCGTGCTGCGTGAAGTGATCGCCCTGCGCGACGGCATCACGCACCCCGCGCAGCATTCGCTGTTCTCGCCGCAGCGCACAACCTTCGGCACAAAACACCTGGTCTTCCGCACGGACCAGCTTATCGACGGCATCGACCGCACCGCCGAAATCACTCCCTCCGAAGTGGTCTCTGCCTTGCCCACTCCGCTCATCGACCGCTCCGATGTCGGCGCGGGCCTGCTCTCCGGCACGTCTTACGCGGAGCCCCAGGAGACGCTGGAGACACTGCGCCAGGCTTTCGCGGCGACCGAGTACGCTCACTCGGCGGAGATCCCGTTCGCGGTGGCGCGCGCGATGCTCGACCTAGGCTTGACTTCGCAGGCGCAGCACTGGCTCAGCCAGCTCGACGGGCCGTTGCGCGCTGATTGGCGCTACCACTGGTACCGGGGCCTGACCGAACTCATCCGCGGAGATTTTGCCGCCGCGCAGCGGGACTTCTCCGCGGTGCTGGACATCGTGCCGGGCGAGGCCGCCCCCAAGCTCGCGCTCGCAGCCGTCGACGAGCTTCTTCTCCAACAAACGGGCCTGCAGCAGCAAAAGCTTATCGACGACACACTGGCCCGCCACCTCGCCTCCATCCGCACCGATTTGGGCGAGCTGCCCAACTCCTATTTCGACGCCCAGGAAAAAGCAGGCATCATCTCACCGAACTGGTCGCACGTGACCGACCAACCTGAGACACTGCGGCTGAACGCGATGCGCCTCTACGCTCTCGTGTGGGCCGCGAACCCCACCACCGTGTCGTCCGCGTTCGGCCTGGCCCGCCAGCTCATGTACGAAGGCGAAGTGGAAATGGCCGTGGCCGCGCTGGACAAGGTGCCGCAGCAGTCCCGCCACCAGCGCATGGCAAAGCTGACCACCATCTTGTACCTGGTCAGCGACGAGCTCACTGAGTCCCGTATCCGCCGCGCCGCCCGCCGCCTGGAGGAGGTCCCGACCAACGAGCCGCGCCTGCTGCAGATCAAGGTGGCAGTGCTCCGCGCCGGCTTGACCTTCCTGCGGGACTCCGGA
- a CDS encoding ABC transporter ATP-binding protein: MIEVQNLTKQYGQVRAVDDLTFRVEPGVVTGFLGPNGAGKSTTMRMILGLDTPTAGTALIDGAPYRSLPQPLRKIGALLDAKAIHPNRSARNALLWQAQASGIETSRVDEVLDLVGLTSVANKKAGGFSLGMGQRLGIAAAMLGDPEYLILDEPVNGLDPEGIRWVRELLRRFASEGRTVLVSSHLLAEMAQTADRLVVIGKGRLVAEGSVHDFIKQNSAVTTIVRTPHLDQFAAALGSEGIDFTRANDPDGRPVLEIPSHSSEDIGPLAFSTGVMLTELSERRASLEDAYIRRTEGAVEYQTGPASAAPAGPSAPTAGSNASSTNAPGSFTPATRPASGSSDSMTGDHRA; encoded by the coding sequence ATGATTGAGGTACAGAACCTGACCAAACAATATGGCCAGGTCCGGGCGGTCGACGACCTCACGTTCCGGGTGGAGCCCGGCGTGGTCACCGGCTTCCTCGGGCCGAACGGCGCTGGCAAATCAACAACAATGCGCATGATCCTCGGCCTAGACACGCCCACCGCGGGCACCGCGCTTATCGACGGCGCACCCTACCGCTCCCTCCCCCAACCCCTCCGCAAAATCGGTGCGCTCCTGGATGCTAAAGCAATCCACCCGAACCGCTCCGCCCGCAACGCTCTGCTGTGGCAGGCGCAGGCCTCGGGCATCGAGACCTCGCGTGTCGACGAAGTTCTCGACCTCGTCGGCCTCACCTCCGTAGCCAACAAGAAAGCCGGCGGATTCTCCCTCGGCATGGGCCAACGCCTCGGCATCGCGGCCGCCATGCTCGGCGACCCCGAATACCTAATCCTCGACGAGCCCGTCAACGGCCTCGACCCCGAAGGCATCCGCTGGGTCCGCGAGCTCCTGCGTCGCTTCGCCTCCGAAGGCCGGACCGTCCTGGTGTCCTCGCACCTGCTCGCCGAGATGGCGCAGACCGCCGACCGCCTCGTCGTTATCGGCAAAGGCCGCCTCGTCGCCGAGGGCTCGGTTCATGACTTCATCAAACAGAACTCCGCCGTCACCACCATCGTGCGCACCCCGCACCTGGACCAGTTCGCTGCTGCCCTGGGCTCCGAAGGCATTGACTTCACCCGCGCCAACGACCCCGACGGCCGCCCCGTGCTCGAGATCCCCAGCCACTCCTCCGAAGACATCGGGCCCCTCGCCTTCTCCACTGGCGTCATGCTCACCGAACTTTCCGAGCGCCGCGCCTCCCTCGAAGACGCCTACATCCGCCGCACCGAGGGCGCTGTCGAGTACCAGACCGGCCCTGCCTCTGCTGCGCCCGCCGGCCCCTCGGCACCCACTGCCGGTTCCAACGCGTCGTCCACGAACGCGCCGGGTAGCTTCACGCCCGCCACGCGCCCCGCTTCCGGTTCCTCCGATTCCATGACGGGAGATCACCGTGCTTAA
- a CDS encoding glutamate ABC transporter substrate-binding protein: MERSAFRRHRLPVLCLAFAAALPVAACTPAPPPPQEPESDKVTHSELLPPGAVLDAPGESPGETAEDPDWPGSLRPVNEPAEELIPDIYKRGRIIVGVDQSQYLLSFRDNATGELKGFEVDLAREIARDIFGDPDKVDFRFIDSTMRTEAIVSGQVDIVVRTMSITKKRLEAIDFSAPYLDSSVRMLVPTASGITSTSDITDERICVADGSNVVDMARQTFPDQEILRTRTWTDCLMAMQQFQAGTILGDETILAGAAAQDPLTTVTGEAVANQQYYVGIPKGYDGLTRQVNSTLERIRRDGTWDGMFNRWLRPHIDARSAPSPLYRPDEPAPDLG; encoded by the coding sequence ATGGAACGCAGCGCTTTCCGGCGCCACCGCTTGCCCGTCCTCTGCCTCGCCTTCGCCGCCGCTCTTCCGGTGGCTGCGTGCACCCCTGCTCCCCCACCGCCGCAGGAACCGGAGAGCGACAAGGTCACCCACTCTGAGCTGCTTCCGCCCGGCGCGGTCCTCGACGCTCCCGGCGAGTCTCCCGGTGAAACGGCTGAGGACCCCGACTGGCCCGGTTCGCTACGCCCCGTGAATGAACCGGCGGAGGAGCTCATCCCCGACATATATAAGCGTGGACGCATCATTGTGGGTGTGGACCAGTCCCAGTACCTGCTCAGCTTCCGCGACAACGCCACGGGCGAGCTCAAAGGCTTCGAGGTGGACCTGGCCCGCGAAATCGCCCGCGATATCTTCGGCGACCCGGACAAGGTGGACTTCCGCTTCATCGACTCGACCATGCGCACCGAAGCGATCGTGTCCGGGCAAGTGGACATTGTGGTGCGCACCATGTCGATCACGAAGAAGCGCCTCGAGGCCATCGACTTCTCCGCCCCGTACCTCGACTCCAGCGTGCGCATGCTCGTCCCCACCGCATCCGGCATCACCTCCACGAGCGATATCACCGACGAGCGGATCTGCGTGGCCGACGGCTCCAACGTGGTCGACATGGCCCGCCAGACCTTTCCCGACCAAGAAATTCTGCGCACGCGCACCTGGACCGACTGCCTCATGGCCATGCAGCAGTTCCAGGCCGGCACCATCCTCGGCGACGAAACCATCCTCGCCGGCGCCGCCGCCCAGGACCCCCTCACCACCGTCACCGGCGAGGCGGTGGCAAACCAGCAGTACTACGTGGGCATCCCCAAGGGCTACGACGGCCTGACCCGCCAGGTCAACTCCACCCTCGAACGCATCCGCCGCGACGGCACCTGGGACGGCATGTTCAACCGCTGGCTCAGACCGCATATCGACGCCAGATCGGCTCCCTCCCCCCTCTACCGCCCCGACGAGCCTGCCCCGGATCTCGGCTAA